One Streptomyces sp. RPA4-2 genomic window carries:
- a CDS encoding GNAT family N-acetyltransferase, translating to MTGVSTLDSPPQPLAPTRYTVSLARSEEDVRAAQRLRHDVFAGEMGALLTTPQPGLDIDSFDAYCDHLLVRDTQTDQVVGTYRLLPPDRAAVAGRLYSESEFDLGPLDAIRPGLVEVGRSCVHPDHRDGAVIGLIWAGIARYMVDGGHEWLAGCCSIPLADGGALAAGTWDRARAKYLAPEEYRVRPRLPWSAEGVARPSRTELPPLLRGYLRLGAWVCAEPAHDPDFRVADLYVLLSMRRVDPRYLRHFLSLVPA from the coding sequence ATGACCGGCGTTTCCACCCTCGACAGCCCCCCGCAGCCGCTGGCCCCCACCCGCTACACCGTCTCCCTCGCTCGCTCCGAGGAGGACGTCCGGGCCGCCCAGCGGCTGCGCCACGACGTCTTCGCGGGCGAGATGGGCGCCCTGCTGACCACTCCGCAGCCGGGCCTCGACATCGACTCCTTCGACGCCTACTGCGACCACCTGCTGGTCCGCGACACGCAGACGGACCAGGTCGTCGGCACCTACCGGCTGCTGCCGCCGGACCGGGCCGCCGTCGCCGGCCGCCTCTACTCGGAGAGCGAGTTCGACCTCGGCCCGCTCGACGCGATCCGCCCCGGACTCGTCGAGGTCGGCCGCTCCTGTGTGCACCCGGACCACCGCGACGGCGCGGTCATCGGCCTCATCTGGGCCGGCATCGCCCGGTACATGGTCGACGGCGGCCACGAGTGGCTAGCGGGCTGCTGCTCGATCCCGCTCGCCGACGGCGGCGCGCTCGCGGCGGGCACCTGGGACCGGGCGCGGGCCAAGTACCTCGCACCCGAGGAATACCGGGTACGGCCCCGGCTGCCCTGGTCCGCCGAGGGCGTCGCCCGCCCGTCGCGCACCGAGCTGCCCCCGCTGCTGCGGGGCTATCTCCGGCTCGGCGCCTGGGTCTGCGCCGAACCCGCGCACGACCCGGACTTCCGGGTCGCCGACCTGTACGTGCTGCTGTCGATGCGGCGGGTCGACCCGCGCTATCTGCGGCACTTCCTC